ACGCGCGGCTCCAGCGTTGGAGCGGTTAGCCTTGTCGAAGCTAGCCTTGTATATGACTCCGCCGGGAACGCGCTCCTCGATCCGGAGTAGCGCCTCGGCGACTTCCAGATTCAACGCGTCGTCCTGGAGTACGCACGGCCCCGCGATTAGAAAGAACCTGTCGCGCGGAAAGAGCGAGCTCACGACAGAGATTCGGTTCCGACACGTGATTCGGCGCTCTGCGACGCCGCCACGCTCGCATGCTCTGCCGCGGCTGCGATGAACCCGGCGAACAATGGATGCGGGCGAGTGGGGCGCGACTTGAGCTCCGGATGGAACTGGCAGCCGAGATACCAGGGATGCGTCTGCAGCTCGACGATCTCGACCAGCGAGCCATCCGGCGACAGACCGGATAGCGTGAGGCCATGTTCGATGAAGCCATCGCGGAACGCATTCGATACCTCGTAGCGATGCCGGTGCCGTTCGCTTACCTGCTGCGTGCCGTACATGGCTGCCGCACGCGTGCCCTCGCCGAGCCTGCACGGATACTGGCCCAGTCGCATCGTGCCACCCATGTCGGTTACGTGCTGCTGCGACTCCATGAGAGAGATGACGGCGTTCCCGCAATCCGGCGCGAACTCGCTGGAGTTGCTGTCATCGAGTCCCATGACGTTGCGCGCGAACTCGACAATTGCCACCTGCATGCCGAGGCAGATACCGAAGAACGGCAGCCCGGCTTCGCGCGCATACCGGATCGCCTCGACCATTCCCTCCACACCGCGCACGCCGAATCCACCCGGCACGAGCAACCCGTCGTACTCCGCTAGTATCTCGCGTGTGCGCTCGCGCGACGTGAACGTGTCGCTCGAGATCCATGACATGTCCACACCGACGTTGTTCGCGATGCCACCGTGGATCAGCGCTTCCTGCACACTCTTGTAGCTGTCGATGAACTCGGTGTACTTCCCGACCACCGCAATCTTCACTCTCCGCGATGGAGCGATGATGCGCTGCACCAGTCGGCGCCATTGCGTGAGATCCGGCGCGCGTTTGCCGAGCAGGCCGAGGCGGTGCATCACGCGCTCGTCTGCTCCCTGTTCGTGGAAGACGAGTGGGATCTGGTAGATCGTCGGAACATCGCGACTCTCGACCACTGCGCCGAACTCGACGTTACAGAAGAGCGCGATCTTCCGCTTGACGTCTTCGGAAAGGGCGCGCTCGGTTCGGCAGATGAGAATGTCGGGCTGTATTCCGAGCTGCATGAGCTCGCGCACGGAATGTTGCGTCGGTTTCGTCTTCACTTCGCCGGCAGCCGCGATGAACGGAACCAGTGTGAGATGGATGAATATTCCATTCTCGCGCCCGATCTCCTGCCGGAACTGGCGCACGGCTTCGAGAAACGGCTGCGATTCGATGTCGCCGACCGTTCCTCCGATCTCGACTATAACAACGTCGTTGTCCGGAGCGAGGCGCTTCATCGCGGACTTGATCTCATCCGTGATATGCGGAATCACCTGCACGGTGGAACCGAGGTACTCGCCCCGCCGTTCCTTTGTAATGACGTTGAGATAGATGCGCCCCGTCGTCACGTTGTTCATCTGTGACAGCGAGCGGTCTATGAAACGTTCGTAGTGCCCGAGATCGAGATCCGTCTCCGCGCCGTCGTCGGTAACGAACACCTCGCCGTGCTGGAACGGCGACATGGTTCCGGGGTCGACGTTCAGATACGGATCGAATTTCATGATCGTGACGCGCATGCCGCGCTCGACCAGCAGTCGTCCGATCGACGCCGCCGCGATCCCCTTCCCCAGTGACGATACGACACCACCGGTGACGAAGATGTAGCGCGTCTGCTGCGAGGACTCAGTTCTCATTGCCATCATTGCTCTCCCGCCGCGAACGAGCGCCATCGCTCATTCGCAGCCCGTAGGTCCTCTTCAGTATCTATTCCGCATTCGGCGGGCTCGTTGATTACAGCAACGCCGATGTTCATCCCATGTGCAAGCGGCCGCAACTGCTCCAGTCGCTCGATGTCTTCGAGTGGATGCGGCGGAAGCGCCATCCACTGCGCGAGCGCGTCCCGCGTGTAGGAGTAGACGCCGATGTGTTGCAAGGTAAGCGGGTGCCTGAGCGGCGCGTCAGCGCCTTCGCGTAGAAAGGGGATCGGCGCGCGAGAGAAGTACAACGCTCGGCCATCGGTCCCAACCACCACCTTCACTATCGAGGGACGGTCGAATATCTCAGCCGAAGCGGCCGCCGCGACGGTTCCGAGGGTGAACTTCCCGCTCCTGACCACGTCAGCGGCTGCGCCGATGAAGCCGGCCGAGATGAAGGGCTCGTCGCCCTGGACGTTGACGAACGCGTCGTACGAGGCGAACTCGGGGTTGCGGGATACTTCCGCGACGCGCGCGGTGCCCGAGGCGCAATCACTGCTCGTCATCACGACGTCTGCACCGGCCGCTCGCACGACTCTGGCGACCTCGTCGTGGTCGGTCGCGACGACCACCCGGTCGGCGACGCCCATTCTCTCGACTCGTCGCCAGACACGTAGGACGAGCGGCTCTCCTGCGAGGTCGCGAAGCGGCTTCCGGGGGAGCCTGGTGGCCCCGAGGCGGGCCGGGATCACGACCACGGTCTTCATCGCGGTCGAAAAATTGGGGTGCTGGACGCAACTTTCACGCCACCAAAGTTACCATTTGCTGAGTGGCGGCGCAAAGGGGAATTAAGCGCGAATGGTGTTCCGAACGAGCGTTCGATAGCTATGGGCCCGCCTCACGGCCCCAGCGAGATTCCAGCGCCGAAATCGGATTTGTGCGTCCTGGGATTCACGACGTAGTCGAGCGTAAAGATCGAAAGGCCAAGCCGTGCTCCGACGTTCTGGACCGGACGCCCGAATCCACCGACCGCTGCGGCGCCCATCGCAAAGTGCGGAGCGATGTAGGGGCTGCCCAGGATCGGGACATCGACGTTGTTGATCGGAACGACATACAGCGCATCGAGAAAGTACAGGTGGTCGCCACCCATGTTCAGCAGGTCGACTGTCGCGAGTGACCCCGACCCGCCCACATAGGCGTATCGCTGGCGCGGCGTGAAGGAGCTCGTTGCGGTAGCGACGAGATGACCCCGAACATCGAGGTGTTGCCCCGCCACCGTCCTGACGCTCGCGCCCTCGTCGAGCGTGACCTGCTGGAAATTGCCGCCGAGCGGCGTTTTGCCTGCAGCCTCGATCAGCACATTCGCCATGAGGGAAGCAGGCAGCCCTGCGTACTCCAGATGCCCGCCGCCGATGATTGACGTGATGTGGCCTGCGTCGATCTCAGGGTTCGGGCGCTGAATCCCGTTGGCCGTATCGCTGCGATTCAAAAAGCTGAACGGACCGTTGCCGGTCCCGCTTCGCCACCCTGTGGACCAGTCGCGCTCGGCGCGCGCTCCGACGAAAATTGTCGCTGCCTCGACGTCACCCGGCAGATGCAACGACGATGTGAGACGGGCTTCGCCGCGATCGCCGCGGAAATAGTTTCGTGAATCGCTGCCAAGGCCAAGCGAGGTCAGCGAGTTGATGATGTTCGCGCGAATCCAGCTGTCGTTGGTAAACGTGCCGCGCGACCCCGTGAGCGTGAAGCCTACGCTCGAATCGGCGGTGAACTGTCCCACTATCGAGAGTGAAGGATCGATCTTGCCGAGGTGCGAGCGGTACGTAATCGCAGGACTCACGACCAACCTGTCGTCACCGACCGTGAGGGTCGGAGTGAGCGGTACGGACAACCCGTTCACACGATTGTAGGTAGGCAGGTTGTCGAGCGTCAGCGGGAACTCGACGGCAACCTGCGCGTGTGCAGCAGGCGCAGCAATAAAGACCGCTCCGAGTGCAGTCAGTACTCGCGTCAGCAACGATCGGGTCATCGGGTAAGGTCCAGGAAGTTGCGCAGCAGCTGCTTGCCTCCGTCCGTGAGGACGGACTCGGGATGAAACTGCACTCCGTAGACAGGATGCTTACGATGCTGCATCGCGTGAACCTCGGTGCGGTCGTCGTCGCTCCATGCGGTAATCTCCAGATCGGACGGAAGCGACTCCCGATCCACCGTCAGCGAATGATATCGCATCACACGCAACGGATCGGGAAGGCCTGCAAAAAGCCCCGCTCCGTTGTGCCTGACATCCGATGTCTTGCCGTGCATCAATCTGGTCGCGCGAACCACGCGGCCGCCATACGCGGCGCCGATTGCCTGCTGGCCAAGACATACACCGAGTATCGGAATCGACGATCCGTAAGCGCGAATCACGTCAAGCGTGATTCCGGCCTCGGCGGGTGTCCTGGGACCGGGCGACAATACTATCGCACTCGGTGCGAGCACCCCAACCTCGGAGGCCGGAATCTCGTCGTTGCGCCGCACCATGACCTCGGCTCCGAGCTCGCCGAGGTACTGAACGAGATTGTAGGTAAAGGAATCGTAATTGTCGATTACGAGGATCATTTCTGTGTCACATCTGAAAGCCGCTCGCGCGGATGGAACTGCTTGTGAACGGAGCGCAGATACTCACGATCGACGTGCGTGTAGATCTGCGTCGTCGAGATGTCGGCGTGGCCAAGCATTTCCTGTACCGCGCGCAGATCCGCGCCGCCTTCGAGAAGATGCGTCGCGAACGAATGACGTAAGGTATGCGGTGTCACGTGCTTCGTGATACCACTCGCCTCGACGTGCTTGCGAAGGATCTTCCACGCACCCATCCGCGTCATCGGCTCGCCACGCGCGTTGAGAAACAGGATTCCCTCGCCCGATCCCTTCTCCAGCTTTGGCCGCAGCTCGCGCAGGTAGATGGCGACAGCACCCACTGCCTTCCGTCCGATCGGCACCAGTCGCTCCTTCGCCCCCTTGCCGAAGACGCGTACGAGCGACTCGTCGAGCATGAGGTCGCGCACGCCCAGCGTGATCCATTCACCCACGCGGAGACCGGCGCCGTATGCGAGCTCGAGCATCGCGCGATCGCGGAACGCCATGGGCTCGTCCAGTGTCGGAGTCTCTATCAGCTTCGCGACCTCTTCGGCACTCAATACGTCCGGCAGTTCGCGCCAGCGCTTGGGTGTCTCGAGCCGTTCGCTCGGATCGCGCACAACGTGGCCTTCGTTGAGAAGGAACTTGTAGTAAGTGCGTAGCGCCGAGATGTTACGCCGTATCGACGATGGTGCGAGCCCGAGGTCCTTCAGATGATAGATGTACGAGCGGAGCGTCGTCGAGCCGACCTCTTCGGGCGCGTGCGCGCCTTTCGTGAGCGAGTAGTCAGCAAATCGCGCCAGATCGCGGCCGTAGGCCTCGACGGTACGCGGCGACGCACCGTCTTCGAGAGTCAGGAAGTCCGCGAACGGAGCCAGCCAGAAGGCACGCGCGAGGGTCTCTCGCGCCGGTTCAACGCTCACTTGTGAGCGTGGCGACGGCGATGCACGCGATTCCCTCTCCCCGCCCAATCCATCCCATTCCTTCGTTCGTCTTTCCCTTCACACTCACCGCTGGCGCCGCCACGTCCAGTGCATCCGCAAGCCGCGCGCGAATGGCCGGAGCGTGCGGCCCGATGCGTGGAAATTCAGCGATGACCGTAACGTCGATGTTCGTGACGACGAATCCGAGTGCGTGCACGGACGCGACGGCGCTGCGCAGCATCTCGATCGAATCACGACCACTGTTCGCGTCGTCACTGTCCGGAAAGAGCGAGCCGATGTCGCCGGCTGCGGCTGCACCA
The window above is part of the Gemmatimonadota bacterium genome. Proteins encoded here:
- a CDS encoding aminodeoxychorismate/anthranilate synthase component II — its product is MILVIDNYDSFTYNLVQYLGELGAEVMVRRNDEIPASEVGVLAPSAIVLSPGPRTPAEAGITLDVIRAYGSSIPILGVCLGQQAIGAAYGGRVVRATRLMHGKTSDVRHNGAGLFAGLPDPLRVMRYHSLTVDRESLPSDLEITAWSDDDRTEVHAMQHRKHPVYGVQFHPESVLTDGGKQLLRNFLDLTR
- the ispF gene encoding 2-C-methyl-D-erythritol 2,4-cyclodiphosphate synthase; translation: MGASTRIGIGYDSHRFAPGGPLILGGVSIPADVSLIGHSDADAISHAVTDAVLGAAAAGDIGSLFPDSDDANSGRDSIEMLRSAVASVHALGFVVTNIDVTVIAEFPRIGPHAPAIRARLADALDVAAPAVSVKGKTNEGMGWIGRGEGIACIAVATLTSER
- the xerD gene encoding site-specific tyrosine recombinase XerD, giving the protein MSVEPARETLARAFWLAPFADFLTLEDGASPRTVEAYGRDLARFADYSLTKGAHAPEEVGSTTLRSYIYHLKDLGLAPSSIRRNISALRTYYKFLLNEGHVVRDPSERLETPKRWRELPDVLSAEEVAKLIETPTLDEPMAFRDRAMLELAYGAGLRVGEWITLGVRDLMLDESLVRVFGKGAKERLVPIGRKAVGAVAIYLRELRPKLEKGSGEGILFLNARGEPMTRMGAWKILRKHVEASGITKHVTPHTLRHSFATHLLEGGADLRAVQEMLGHADISTTQIYTHVDREYLRSVHKQFHPRERLSDVTQK
- a CDS encoding CTP synthase, which produces MRTESSQQTRYIFVTGGVVSSLGKGIAAASIGRLLVERGMRVTIMKFDPYLNVDPGTMSPFQHGEVFVTDDGAETDLDLGHYERFIDRSLSQMNNVTTGRIYLNVITKERRGEYLGSTVQVIPHITDEIKSAMKRLAPDNDVVIVEIGGTVGDIESQPFLEAVRQFRQEIGRENGIFIHLTLVPFIAAAGEVKTKPTQHSVRELMQLGIQPDILICRTERALSEDVKRKIALFCNVEFGAVVESRDVPTIYQIPLVFHEQGADERVMHRLGLLGKRAPDLTQWRRLVQRIIAPSRRVKIAVVGKYTEFIDSYKSVQEALIHGGIANNVGVDMSWISSDTFTSRERTREILAEYDGLLVPGGFGVRGVEGMVEAIRYAREAGLPFFGICLGMQVAIVEFARNVMGLDDSNSSEFAPDCGNAVISLMESQQHVTDMGGTMRLGQYPCRLGEGTRAAAMYGTQQVSERHRHRYEVSNAFRDGFIEHGLTLSGLSPDGSLVEIVELQTHPWYLGCQFHPELKSRPTRPHPLFAGFIAAAAEHASVAASQSAESRVGTESLS
- the kdsB gene encoding 3-deoxy-manno-octulosonate cytidylyltransferase, with protein sequence MKTVVVIPARLGATRLPRKPLRDLAGEPLVLRVWRRVERMGVADRVVVATDHDEVARVVRAAGADVVMTSSDCASGTARVAEVSRNPEFASYDAFVNVQGDEPFISAGFIGAAADVVRSGKFTLGTVAAAASAEIFDRPSIVKVVVGTDGRALYFSRAPIPFLREGADAPLRHPLTLQHIGVYSYTRDALAQWMALPPHPLEDIERLEQLRPLAHGMNIGVAVINEPAECGIDTEEDLRAANERWRSFAAGEQ